The genome window TGAACAAGTTTGGCATGAAGGCACCCCGGGTGATCAAGACCGCAGCAAATGAAGTTGACAAGGTAATGCTGGTTGACCATAACGAACCACAACAAAGTGTTAGTGACATTGACAAGCTCACTGTTACCCACTTGGTTGACCACCACCGGATTGCCAACTTTAACACTGCTCAACCGCTGTGGGCTAACTTGCGGCCATACGGCTGTGTGTCAACCATCCTGACTGAAATGTTCCAGGAAAAGCACATTGATATTCCAGCAAACCTGGCTGGAATGATGCTGTCCGCAATCATTTCTGACACCCTGCTCTTAAACTCACCAACGACGACTGACCATGACCGGGAAGCCGTTGAACACCTAGCAAAGATTGCCGGGGTTGACGACTACGAGAAGTACGGTGTGGAAATGCTGAAGGCCGGGGCCGACGTTGACGCTAAGTCTGACGCGGACATCGTTGACGGTGACGCCAAGACCTTTGAACTGGGCGGTACCAAGCTGCGGATCGGTCAAGTCAACGCGGTTGAACTGGATGACGTCTTCAAGCGGCAGGCTGACCTGGAAAAGAAGATGCGTGAATTGATGGACGCTAACGGCTACCAGGTCTTCATCCTGATCGCTACTAACATCCTGAACAGTGATTCCGAACTGCTGGTCATCGGTGACGATACGGAGAAGGTTGAACAGGCCTTCAACCACCAGCTGGGTGACAACCACCGGATGAACCTGCCAGGTGTTGTTTCCCGGAAGAAGCAAGTGGTTCCACCATTGACGGACGCTTTTGAAGGCTAATTTGAACTTACTGGTAAAATAAAAATCGTGAGGCTAGGAATTAACTCAACCTCTTAGTTACCTTATAGATAATGATGCCTCAGCGCAATAGCTGGCTGGCAGTTCAAACGCTGATAAATCAGTATTTGACCAACCTAGCCATCCTTGCGGAGGTTCGAAGACAAACACCGAAAATCAGCTGCCTGCCGATTTTCGGTGTTTTTTCTCACTCTCACGATTTTTTAAATTGATGGACGGTCGACGATTTCGACCGGGAGCAGGGTGGTGGAGCCGTCTACCCGGCGTTGTTCAATTTGCTGGAGGAGGCGCTGGGCGGCGAGGTTGCCCATTAGCTCCATATCCTGTTTGAGCAGGTAGATCCCGTTAGCCACGAACTGCGACCATTCCCAGTCATCAAAGCTAATTAGGCCAAAATCATCAGGAAAAGTTAGGTGGTACTGCTGGAAAATCGCGAGGAGGTCGAAGAGGACCGGCCCCATTAACGAAATCACTGCTGTCTTACCGGGTAGCTGGGCGAGCTCATGGGTGAAGTGGTCCGCCAGCCAGCGGCGGTCGTGACCCCGTGTTTCCAAGTTGCGGAAAGTTAACCCATACTCGGTTGCTGCGGCCTCTAAACCGGCTAAACGGGGAATTTGCCCGGAGGCCTCGGCAAAGTGAGCGCTGATCGCCAAAATATTATTATAGCCCTGCTCGACTAGGCGCTTCCCAAGCCGAAAGCAGGCATCCCGGTTGGCACTGGTAATGGCGGTCACGCCGGCTGGCAAGTCGTCAATTTCCCGGTCGACGATTACCAGCGGAACCTTGCGCTGGACCATTCCCGCAAACTGCTGAAAATGTCGGGCGTCTGGCTGGATGATCAGCCCATCGACCTGCTGCTGGTAAAGCCGCTGGAGCGCCCGTTTTTCCGTTGCCTGGTCATTATTGGTGTTAACCAGAAGGATATCGTAGCCGGCCCGCTTGAGGACGTCATCGATCCCTTTCGCTAGCAAGGAGGAGAAGTGGTTAGCAATGTCCCCAACCAGGACGCCGATAACGTGGCCCTGGTCTTGGCGCAGGCGCTGGGCGGAAGCAGTGGGCACAAAGTGCAGCTGGTCAATGACTGCTTCCACCCGCTCTCTGGTGGCCGGGCGCATCTTTTCATAGTGGCCATTAATAATCCGGGAAACTGTGGTTACGGAAACACCGGCCTGCTTGGCAACGTCGCCGATGGTTACACGTTGGCTCATTTTTTCATCATCCTTATAATTTACTATTACTAGGATACCATTAGATGGTAATCATAAGCCAAATGATTTTAAAAGGATTCATCATCGTTATTACAGCAAAATAATAGGGTTATTCTAAAAAATGGTCTTAAAACATTCTTTTTTGTTTTATACTAATGATGATGCCTGTTCAAGTACTGTATAGTTAGCAGCACTCGAACAGCACACATTTTTTAACTTAGGAGGGCAATGATGAGTGAAATAGCTACTAAAAGTTTAGAAACATCATTGTATAGCGCTGCAGATGCACTACGTTCTAAAATGGATGCCAATGAATACAAGAATTACTTACTAGGAATCATATTCTATAAGTATCTTTCTGACAGTATGCTCTATGAAATTGCTGACGAAATTGGTGATGGTCGGGAGACTACCACGATAGCTGAAGCTCAGGAACTGTACGAAGAGAATACCGCTGATGAAGACCTGCGTGACGAATTAATGGATACATTTTCCTACGTCATTTCACCGGAAAACACCTTTACCAAGGTGATGGAACACGTTAACGACCATTCATTTCAAATCGTCAATTTGGCGGATGCGTTCAAAGAAGTTGAAGGGACTAATGAAATCTTTGAAGGTTTGTTTGATGACATTGACTTATTTTCACGTCGGTTAGGCAATAACGCACAAAAGCAAGCCGACACAATCAGCTCAGTCCTTGCGGCAATTAGTGAATTAGACTTGGTAAAGTCGTCTGGAGATAGCCTGGGAGATGCTTATGAATATTTAATTGGTCAATTTGCATCTGATTCGGGCAAAAAAGCTGGCGAGTTTTATACTCCGCAAAAGGTATCAGAATTACTTACGCGGCTGACTTTGGTAGGCCATAATTATCCTGACGGAATAACCGTTTACGATCCAGCAATGGGATCCGGGTCCTTACTACTAAACTTTAAAAAGTACACTAAGCAGAAAGACGAAATTATTTACTATGGTCAAGAAATCAACACCTCAACTTATAATTTGGCACGGATGAATATGATTTTGCACCATGTTGATACCGCTAACCAACACTTGCGGAACGGCGATACTTTAGATGCTGACTGGCCGCCTTCCGCTAAGACAAATTTTGATGCCGTCGTCATGAATCCGCCATATTCTCTTCATTGGTCTTCAGCAAAGGGGTTCTTGGAGGATCCACGTTTTAGTAAGTATGGTGTACTAGCACCGAAGTCGAAAGCCGATTATGCGTTTCTGCTTCACGGTTTCTACCACTTGAAAAACAGTGGAGTTATGGCAATTATTCTTCCTCACGGAGTACTTTTCCGTGGGGCAAAGGAAGGTAAAATCCGGCAAAAACTGCTAGAAGATGGTTCGATTGATGCAGTCATTGGCTTACCAGCAAACCTGTTCTACAGTACATCAATTCCAACAACAATCGTCGTGCTAAAAAAGAATAAGCAGGATCGGAGTGTTATGTTTATTGATGCTTCAAAGGAATTTGAAAAGGTTAAGAACCAAAATCAGCTCCGTGAAACTGATATCATGAAGATTCTGGATACTTATAAGAAACGCCAAGATGTTGATAAGTATGCCCATTTAGCCAGTTTCGACGAGATTAAAGAGAATGACTTTAATCTGAATATTCCTCGTTATGTTGATACCTTTGAGCCAGAACCAGAAATTGATTTAAAGCAAGTATCTAAAGACCTAACCGAAGTGAATACTCAAATCAAGGATAGCGAGAAGGAGTTAGTGGGGATGTTAACGCAGCTGACCTCTAAAGATGATAATGTTATGGAAGGAATCAACGACATTATCCAGGACCTTAGGGGGGACTTTAATTGATAAAAAAAGAGCAAAATAAAAAAGCTCCTAAGCTTCGTTTTAAGGGCTTCACTAACGATTGGGAGCAACGAAAATTAACTCCCCATATATAATACCGCTTATATTAGCAGATGAGAACCCTCTCGTTGTTTAACATAAGCGGTATTTTTTATTAGCTTAGTTGTGCAAGAGTATGGAGGACTTTGTTGTTATCCTTATTTTCAAGTTCCTTGATAATATGAAGGTACGTTTCTTGAGTTGTGGTCGTATTTGCATGTCCCAATCGCTTAGCAACGCTAGCTATCGAAACACCCTCATATAGCAGAAGAGAAGCGTGGGTGTGCCGAAGACCATGAACTGAAATAATTGGAACGTTACTGTCTTTACAGTGCTTTTCGAGAATTGTATTAATCGTGGAGTTGAAAACTCGCTGATTTTCTTCAATAAAAATTGGCTGATGCAAATCAGTTTTTGATTTACTTATCATCTCCTTAAATTGATCCATTAATTGCCAATCAACCATTACTTTTCGATTGGAAGAACTGTTCTTTGTCTTTTGAAACGCGCCTTTTTTACTTTTATAGTTCCATGATTTATTGATTGTAATTAACTGTTTTTCAAAATTAAAGTCACTAGGTGTCAAGGCTAATGCTTCTGAAAACCTTAGTCCGGTCTTGGCAATCAATAAGATAAACCAATCCCAGTTTATCTGGTTACCCAATTCTAGATTTTTTAATAAACGTTGTAATTCATACATATCTAAATATTTCTTTTTCTTTAATTTGGGTGGGCAGCCCTTAATAATAACCCGTCTAGTTGGATCATGCTCTAACAGGCCGTCGTCGACTGCATCAAGAATTGCTGCTTTGAGGTGATGGTGAAAATCCATTGTGGTTTTTCTCTCATGATTGAGTGCGTAATCGTTAAGCAGCTTCTGATAGGAGCGTCGGTTAAGCTCGTTTAAATGCAGGTCTGGTGCAAGTTCAATTACCTTCTTATAGGTTAGGTAGTATTTGTCTAAAGTTACTTTTCTTACTGCGTGTTCCTTGTATAGTACAATCCAATCTTTATAGTATTTATAAAATAGTTTTTTGCTATAGTACTTACGTGACATAAAAAAGCCTCCTTAGAATTTTAGTTATCTATTTTATAACTAAATTAGAAAGGCGGCTTCTTAGTAGGCAAATGTTTACCATAGGGATTTAATTACTTGTTCCCAGCTAAAGCGTCATAACATGCCAGAGACAATTTCATAATATAAATGAATAATATCCCCGTAAATGGTAACCAATTGGTTCAATTCGTTATTTAATTTATACTGCTCTTCGATTGTAAGCATATAAGCATTGTGGTAACCAATGATAATATTCTCTTCACTTTTTATATATTTTTGTGCTACCTCTTTACCACCAACAGCGCTGTATACTTCCTCATTCTTTTTCATAAATTTATCCAATGTATCAATAATTTGAAGACTATCCAGCTTATTTCTGGCTGAAATAGCTTTCTGAGATTGTTGGCTTATTTTCTTTTCTAGAATTGCGACTTGTTTACTTTTTTCTTCTAGTATTTTAAATAGATCTCCATCCATATGGATAGCCTCCTCTGAAAATCCGGTGTTTATTAATTGAGTAATAATGGTCCAACTTGATTGGTATAAAATTCATCAAGCTCTGACCTAACTTTTTTCTTCCAATCCATCATTCGTTTAAGTTCCGTGTTTGCGTTTAATTCTTTGAATTTCTTAAAAGCGTCACGGTTAAGCATCTGGTTTACACCAGCTTGCTTGTGGGCATAGATGTCATAGTTCTTTATTACAAACCGCAAATCATCGAGATTGACGTGGTACCTATCTGCAAACTCCCTTAACTTCTGCTGATAGACCTGTTCAATCATGCTGTTAAGAAGCTGGTCGACCTGCTGACCAGCATAGTTTTCAGGATGTTCCTTAATTTTTTGCCATAGGTTATTTACAACTAGTGCTAGTGGCTTGTTGGTTTGCGCGAGATCTGCAATATAACTTTCAATTTCTGCAGCTTCTTGCTTATTGGCCTTTGGTAGTAATTCTCCTTCATCAGGAACATAGGATTGAATTAGACCCAAGATATATTGATAGTTCACCGATTTATCAATCACTGATTCAAGTTCGTAGTCGACGTCTAGAACATCACCATCTTCATCATCATCTTTTTCCTTTTTGAAATGATCAACCAAGGTTTCATACATACCCTGCATGGAATCAAGCTTTTCCTTTGTTAATCCATAATCTTTTTCAGGATCTACATCATCGAATTCGTCATAGGTCTGCACAGCGGCGAAAGCCTTATCAAAGTCCTGATATTGCTTAATAAAGTCCTTCTGGTCCTCTTCAGGCGCATCTAAGAGTGATTGTCCGGCGGCTAGGTCAAGATAGTTACTGATCTCATGGAAGGATTGATCGAACTTTTCTTTTGAGTCTTCCCATGTCGGTGCTAGGACATCGCCTATTCCTCCCTGAGAATAAAGCTGGAGCGCTTCATCAATTTTGGCACTGAATTCTTGCGGGAATTGGAAAGTAACGATATTACCGTATTTCTTGTCTTGATCAAAAATCCGGTTAGTTCGCGAAAAGGCTTGAATAATATTTTGAGGGTTCATCGGTGGCCGGTCCACAAATAGTGTCGATAAGTATTGCGAATCAAATCCGGTTAATAACCGGTCCACAACAATTACTAAGTCCAGGCGTTCACTTTGCGGTTTATAAGCACTGTTTTTCCGTGCAAGTCGGTCGTTAATATTTTTATTATATGCACCGACCTCATCTAAGCTAAAACTAGTCCCATATTCATGATTGTAGTCGTTGATTGCACTTTTCATGAATTCTTGATCAGTCACTGAGCCATCATCATTTTCTGTAACTGAAAAGGTAATCGCGACCTTCGGAAAATCTGGGAGCACTTCTTTGATTCTCGTTGGTACTTCAATAGATGAGCTTCCATGTTTAATATCTTGAAATAGTTCATAGTACCGTTTAGCCTGGTCAATTGGACGCATCTCTCTTGGGCTGGTAGTAAGAATGGCCGAATAAGTGTAGCCACGGTTATTAATATTTTGGATTCCCAAAGTTCGATATGACATCTTAAGAATACTTTCTGCCACGGCATCCATATGCTGAGTAGAAATATACTGCTTCTTTAGCTGGCTGTCTGTGACGTTATCCTTTTGGTAGATATTTTGCATGTTCTTAACGTGGAAACCCAGGACCGCCTTATCCCGAATGGCGTCTTTAATCGTGTAGTGATGCAAGCAAGGGCCGTATAATTGTTCGGTTGTCCGGGCAGCTTTACCGTTCTCTTCACGACTGTTTTGCGGGAAAATAGGGGTTCCAGTAAATCCGTACCAAAGTGGTTGGATATTGAAGAACTTGTCGATTGCCATCTTACTAGTAGGTGAAATAGTACGGTGGCATTCGTCGACAATGAATGCCAGCTTAAGGTTTTTTAGTCGAGTAAACAGTGCTTCATTGCGATCATCGGCTTGCCACTTGAAAAGGTGCTGTAATTTCTGACGAGTGGTAACTAAAACTGTTCTGTCGCTGCTAGTTAACTTCTTAGCGAGGTTAATGGTGCTTTCAGTTTCATCCACATCAATTGAATCATTATTCGCGTAGGCCTGAAAAGCTTGGGTAGTCTGATTATCTAAGTCTTTACGATCAATAAGGAAGATTACTTTTTCAAGGGAGGGAATACTTAAAAGGTTGTGAGCCACCCGGTAGGAAGTTAAGGTTTTACCTGAGCCGGTTGTGTGCCAAATAAATCCAGACTCTTGTTTCTTTGAAGCCTCAAAAATGGCCTCAATGGCGTGAACCTGGTATGGACGAAGTAGGATAATGTGCTTCTGCTTGCTATCTAGGACCGTATAATCCGCTACCATATGGTGAGCAGCCGGGATAGACAAAACATCCTTGGCAAAATCAAGGTAGTTGCGAACGGGGTTATTATCCTTATCGACCCAACCACTTAAAAATTTTTCACGGAGATGTTGGTCGGCCGCAACATACTTGGTATCCGTCCCATTCGTTACTACGAACATTTGGATATTAGAGTATATTCCGTTAAATTTTTGCTCGGTAATGTATTTCTGAATCTGATTAAAGGCTTGCAAGAATGAGCGCTTCGGAGTTTTTAATTCAATGTGAATAACCGGGAGACCATTGATTAATAACGTAACGTCCCCACGACGATCATTATCCAACTCTTGTCGTCGTCCTAACTGTATTTGATGAACGACTTCATAGACAGATGTACCACCAGCAATGTTGGTGTGGTCAATTACGAGCAAACTAACTGTTCCAACAGTAGTGTCGTCGCGTTGGAGTTCGACCCGATACTGTCCATTAGCACCAGTAAAGTCTTGGGCGGCTTTGAAAAAGGTAGAGTGATTAATTTTGGCTTTGATGCTTGCCTTTTCGTTGTCTGTTAAAGGCACGTCATTTAGCACCTGACGGTTGTTATTCTGAAGAATTGTAAAGAAGTTATTCCAAAGGTCATCCTCATTTTTTAAGTCCTCGCGCAATGTCCATTGAGATTCATCACGGGTTAGTTGTTGGATGAGTTTGGATTCCATCTGTAGTTCTTGTTGCATAAATCTCACCGACTAGTCTAATTCATTTTCAAAATTCTGTAGAATGGCTTCAAGAATTCCCTGCATTTTACCTTGCTTTTCTTTATCATAATTTTTTCGTTTTTGGGAATTATCGTCAAAAGCTAAGCGCGTAACCGTATCCCACCAATTAAGTTGGGAGCAAGCATAATCCTTAATAGCATCATAAGGAATTGTTAATTCTTGCGATGCGTTTAATGTGAGTAAATACTGCTTGAAGTACTCATCAATACTTTGACTATCGGAAAATTCTTTAAATACTTTTAATGGTTCTTCATATAACATTATTATTTCCTCCTAAATAAACATTTGTTGT of Limosilactobacillus oris contains these proteins:
- a CDS encoding manganese-dependent inorganic pyrophosphatase is translated as MEKELVFGHQKPDTDAITAAMAYSYFQNQLGYETEAVALGEPNAETQFALNKFGMKAPRVIKTAANEVDKVMLVDHNEPQQSVSDIDKLTVTHLVDHHRIANFNTAQPLWANLRPYGCVSTILTEMFQEKHIDIPANLAGMMLSAIISDTLLLNSPTTTDHDREAVEHLAKIAGVDDYEKYGVEMLKAGADVDAKSDADIVDGDAKTFELGGTKLRIGQVNAVELDDVFKRQADLEKKMRELMDANGYQVFILIATNILNSDSELLVIGDDTEKVEQAFNHQLGDNHRMNLPGVVSRKKQVVPPLTDAFEG
- a CDS encoding type I restriction endonuclease subunit R, EcoR124 family, giving the protein MQQELQMESKLIQQLTRDESQWTLREDLKNEDDLWNNFFTILQNNNRQVLNDVPLTDNEKASIKAKINHSTFFKAAQDFTGANGQYRVELQRDDTTVGTVSLLVIDHTNIAGGTSVYEVVHQIQLGRRQELDNDRRGDVTLLINGLPVIHIELKTPKRSFLQAFNQIQKYITEQKFNGIYSNIQMFVVTNGTDTKYVAADQHLREKFLSGWVDKDNNPVRNYLDFAKDVLSIPAAHHMVADYTVLDSKQKHIILLRPYQVHAIEAIFEASKKQESGFIWHTTGSGKTLTSYRVAHNLLSIPSLEKVIFLIDRKDLDNQTTQAFQAYANNDSIDVDETESTINLAKKLTSSDRTVLVTTRQKLQHLFKWQADDRNEALFTRLKNLKLAFIVDECHRTISPTSKMAIDKFFNIQPLWYGFTGTPIFPQNSREENGKAARTTEQLYGPCLHHYTIKDAIRDKAVLGFHVKNMQNIYQKDNVTDSQLKKQYISTQHMDAVAESILKMSYRTLGIQNINNRGYTYSAILTTSPREMRPIDQAKRYYELFQDIKHGSSSIEVPTRIKEVLPDFPKVAITFSVTENDDGSVTDQEFMKSAINDYNHEYGTSFSLDEVGAYNKNINDRLARKNSAYKPQSERLDLVIVVDRLLTGFDSQYLSTLFVDRPPMNPQNIIQAFSRTNRIFDQDKKYGNIVTFQFPQEFSAKIDEALQLYSQGGIGDVLAPTWEDSKEKFDQSFHEISNYLDLAAGQSLLDAPEEDQKDFIKQYQDFDKAFAAVQTYDEFDDVDPEKDYGLTKEKLDSMQGMYETLVDHFKKEKDDDEDGDVLDVDYELESVIDKSVNYQYILGLIQSYVPDEGELLPKANKQEAAEIESYIADLAQTNKPLALVVNNLWQKIKEHPENYAGQQVDQLLNSMIEQVYQQKLREFADRYHVNLDDLRFVIKNYDIYAHKQAGVNQMLNRDAFKKFKELNANTELKRMMDWKKKVRSELDEFYTNQVGPLLLN
- a CDS encoding site-specific integrase, with the translated sequence MSRKYYSKKLFYKYYKDWIVLYKEHAVRKVTLDKYYLTYKKVIELAPDLHLNELNRRSYQKLLNDYALNHERKTTMDFHHHLKAAILDAVDDGLLEHDPTRRVIIKGCPPKLKKKKYLDMYELQRLLKNLELGNQINWDWFILLIAKTGLRFSEALALTPSDFNFEKQLITINKSWNYKSKKGAFQKTKNSSSNRKVMVDWQLMDQFKEMISKSKTDLHQPIFIEENQRVFNSTINTILEKHCKDSNVPIISVHGLRHTHASLLLYEGVSIASVAKRLGHANTTTTQETYLHIIKELENKDNNKVLHTLAQLS
- a CDS encoding LacI family DNA-binding transcriptional regulator, translated to MSQRVTIGDVAKQAGVSVTTVSRIINGHYEKMRPATRERVEAVIDQLHFVPTASAQRLRQDQGHVIGVLVGDIANHFSSLLAKGIDDVLKRAGYDILLVNTNNDQATEKRALQRLYQQQVDGLIIQPDARHFQQFAGMVQRKVPLVIVDREIDDLPAGVTAITSANRDACFRLGKRLVEQGYNNILAISAHFAEASGQIPRLAGLEAAATEYGLTFRNLETRGHDRRWLADHFTHELAQLPGKTAVISLMGPVLFDLLAIFQQYHLTFPDDFGLISFDDWEWSQFVANGIYLLKQDMELMGNLAAQRLLQQIEQRRVDGSTTLLPVEIVDRPSI
- a CDS encoding type I restriction-modification system subunit M, translated to MMSEIATKSLETSLYSAADALRSKMDANEYKNYLLGIIFYKYLSDSMLYEIADEIGDGRETTTIAEAQELYEENTADEDLRDELMDTFSYVISPENTFTKVMEHVNDHSFQIVNLADAFKEVEGTNEIFEGLFDDIDLFSRRLGNNAQKQADTISSVLAAISELDLVKSSGDSLGDAYEYLIGQFASDSGKKAGEFYTPQKVSELLTRLTLVGHNYPDGITVYDPAMGSGSLLLNFKKYTKQKDEIIYYGQEINTSTYNLARMNMILHHVDTANQHLRNGDTLDADWPPSAKTNFDAVVMNPPYSLHWSSAKGFLEDPRFSKYGVLAPKSKADYAFLLHGFYHLKNSGVMAIILPHGVLFRGAKEGKIRQKLLEDGSIDAVIGLPANLFYSTSIPTTIVVLKKNKQDRSVMFIDASKEFEKVKNQNQLRETDIMKILDTYKKRQDVDKYAHLASFDEIKENDFNLNIPRYVDTFEPEPEIDLKQVSKDLTEVNTQIKDSEKELVGMLTQLTSKDDNVMEGINDIIQDLRGDFN